Proteins from a single region of Haloarchaeobius litoreus:
- a CDS encoding BrxA family protein, producing MGNEHVGSKDSEGTEAAVSLDPKIAHHSTYIDETKRILRTYVECESYEELERKVVEENILNKDTDEYRTNILREVTRRHIPNKNEYTETPLMKVISADVRSDVTDWCLYYEFAQDPFIRLVTLDFMYPEFERGTLSVQATDIVTFIESIQEEFADLRDRSESTINEAATKYLTALRNYGLLEGTQRKEFAVTYVPDEAVAYVVYRLFQKGAKSASDVIEHDDWKVFLMNESEVQRRVRDISPQFVSYEKRGSTERLITKHDSIEDLINAF from the coding sequence ATGGGTAACGAGCATGTCGGGTCGAAGGATAGCGAGGGAACAGAAGCAGCGGTAAGTCTCGACCCGAAAATCGCCCACCACAGTACGTATATCGACGAGACGAAACGCATCCTTCGCACCTACGTCGAGTGTGAGTCGTACGAAGAACTGGAACGAAAGGTGGTCGAGGAGAACATCCTGAACAAGGACACAGACGAGTATCGGACAAACATCCTCCGCGAAGTCACACGTCGCCACATCCCAAATAAAAATGAGTACACAGAAACACCACTGATGAAAGTAATATCGGCTGATGTTCGGAGCGACGTCACCGACTGGTGTCTGTACTACGAATTCGCACAAGATCCGTTCATCCGTCTGGTCACACTCGATTTCATGTACCCTGAGTTCGAACGGGGGACGCTCTCCGTCCAAGCTACGGACATCGTCACATTTATTGAATCGATTCAGGAGGAATTCGCCGACTTGCGTGACCGGTCCGAATCGACGATCAACGAAGCCGCTACGAAGTACCTCACCGCACTCCGGAACTACGGGCTCTTGGAAGGCACTCAACGCAAAGAGTTCGCCGTCACCTACGTTCCCGATGAGGCAGTCGCTTACGTCGTCTACCGGCTCTTCCAGAAGGGGGCCAAGTCCGCATCAGACGTCATCGAACACGACGATTGGAAGGTATTCCTGATGAATGAATCCGAAGTCCAGCGCCGGGTCCGAGATATCTCACCGCAGTTTGTGAGCTACGAGAAGCGCGGGTCGACAGAACGACTAATTACAAAGCACGACAGCATAGAGGATCTAATCAATGCTTTCTGA
- a CDS encoding BrxE family protein → MTSTDLVNTFVSTKEALNEAGVDDEFFLDLVASRLLIERVGESNNLGWWDSRVLSETGRARLEEVTPKTQLQSRITLASKVGRKAESDRLPADTISLFSFGPQVESRLAATIEDTEAADEQPLEALENVSVQSLNEGWTDRIIEQTGSNITATSTTLTDPGTGDSVCIDEDGYTQPEIEPEKWRLLANLLKGYGHSTDHLCVPYYPLNSELKSESA, encoded by the coding sequence ATGACTTCAACTGATCTCGTCAATACGTTCGTCTCGACTAAAGAGGCTCTCAACGAAGCGGGTGTAGATGATGAGTTCTTTCTTGACCTGGTCGCCTCACGTCTGTTGATAGAGCGAGTTGGAGAGTCAAATAACCTAGGCTGGTGGGACTCTCGGGTTCTGTCCGAGACTGGACGGGCACGACTCGAAGAAGTAACCCCGAAAACGCAACTACAATCTCGAATCACTCTCGCATCGAAAGTGGGTCGGAAAGCAGAATCAGACCGCCTTCCAGCAGATACTATCTCCCTGTTCTCGTTCGGGCCACAAGTGGAGTCTCGACTCGCGGCCACCATTGAAGACACCGAAGCTGCTGACGAGCAACCTCTGGAGGCCCTTGAGAACGTTTCTGTGCAATCACTGAATGAAGGGTGGACAGACCGAATCATCGAGCAAACTGGATCAAACATCACGGCAACATCTACGACGCTCACCGACCCGGGGACCGGTGATTCAGTCTGTATCGATGAAGATGGGTACACACAGCCCGAGATTGAGCCAGAGAAATGGAGACTGCTGGCCAACCTTTTAAAAGGATACGGACATAGCACCGACCATCTCTGTGTGCCGTACTACCCCCTCAACTCAGAACTTAAATCCGAAAGCGCGTGA
- the brxC gene encoding BREX system P-loop protein BrxC, with product MSDTTSTNQIHEIFYRPINRKIDRVVKVDNDDPGVVKKELEEYILTPQLERHFSDALEAVIDTEHTQTEDVGMWVSGFFGSGKSHYMKILGHILENRQFDDTHAAEMFRDRIEDNEMLDGAVSSVTQKFDSEVLMFQIGAKADASGSESITEIIHREFNISRGYASMSWVAKMEQELESRGVYDEFVNAIEANTGKDWTEARKDAMFVRSDMETALVEATDEFDDEDDAARAIDDVQDNVLINASTLAEDIVDYVEQREAETGDNCRYFVFIDEISQFIGDDGQLLLELQSIVEEFGQKGKGKVFLGVTSQEQLQQLIPGVLEKEAEESKVIDRFPHRFDLTSENLDKVVRDRVLSKKGEFRGILGDLYDQHEGILSARYKLDSSQSLKPINEENFIDCYPFLPYQLDILPEMFKALGKGSDDQLAGSERTLIDVTQSVLKDEDHLYNDELGALVTLDMIFDEISNDIPSSDVKSIREARPKDTDPEIARRVLKSLYLLQQLPWIPNTADNIATSLQTELGPTQQLEGDVEETLDALVDAGYVGRSEEGYRFLRETERELENEIKGIEVGPGDIRRSSKRFLNDILDETSRVNYQGKTFQVNLSIDGEEITSKGHIDLKTYSPIYQRYEDLDPDGLKTQSFSEDGTLYWIADNEKQHDIYEKLKSIFQINTVVKEKRGNELSQEEQEALGQKQEDLQRLRNEVERELKRSFQRGVLIYNGDTEEFDTTSTSLTSLVARKTDNAIPKVFTSFKHGSASVKDRHIEQIFGDLDGSSNPSVFSDLGVVQDGELIAEARISSEVEDEIQRREKAGESRTGSDLIDHFAEPPYGWSREVVRLAAAVLFRNGSIIPTHKERTYETYTEDGAQELFTQVTKFKSTSFDERETVDIDTRTDAKQLLDRLFDRKVKSTDQAVDEGIREEANEWVSTTSTLLSQLRRVDFPLAEDIEQFQTRLKNLLQQPTSAKRIKQFVDFEDELEGLTKTAKDVAQFCGEDGGENRLKEYETIQRFITTEWESLVDEADDHPALVDISDDAREAADRVKNTLDTEGVISQWNNVKTDYRAAAEAFTATYEALYEKRYETYTNSIDSVKAYAGSDIDENDLDSALSDLTERQGDGSVDLDISNKDHINPNPSLNWVIENIQTVDHFETKAKQQVDQLEEDDDDGTTRESVTLDNIFGTVVVTDAEDIEAPISELRGDIEALLDQEGDVEIRFR from the coding sequence ATGAGTGACACTACCTCCACCAACCAGATTCACGAGATTTTCTACCGGCCAATCAATCGAAAGATCGACCGAGTCGTCAAAGTCGATAACGACGATCCGGGCGTAGTCAAGAAAGAGCTCGAAGAGTATATCCTCACGCCACAGCTCGAACGGCACTTCTCGGACGCCTTAGAGGCCGTCATCGATACGGAACACACACAGACCGAAGACGTCGGGATGTGGGTCTCCGGATTCTTCGGCTCGGGGAAGAGCCACTATATGAAGATCCTCGGGCACATCCTCGAAAATCGGCAATTCGATGATACACACGCCGCTGAGATGTTTCGGGATCGAATCGAGGACAACGAGATGCTCGACGGAGCGGTCTCGTCTGTTACCCAGAAGTTCGATTCCGAGGTGCTGATGTTCCAGATCGGCGCGAAAGCCGACGCATCCGGGAGCGAATCCATCACGGAGATCATCCACCGCGAGTTCAATATCTCCCGTGGCTACGCCTCGATGTCCTGGGTCGCGAAAATGGAACAGGAACTCGAATCGCGCGGCGTATACGACGAGTTCGTCAACGCCATCGAAGCAAACACTGGGAAAGACTGGACGGAAGCCCGCAAGGACGCCATGTTCGTCCGGTCCGACATGGAAACCGCATTAGTCGAGGCCACCGATGAGTTCGACGACGAGGACGATGCCGCCCGCGCAATCGACGACGTTCAGGACAACGTTCTGATCAACGCGTCCACACTCGCCGAAGACATCGTGGATTACGTCGAACAACGGGAAGCAGAGACCGGCGACAACTGTCGGTACTTCGTGTTCATCGACGAGATCTCGCAGTTCATCGGCGACGACGGGCAACTTCTCTTGGAACTCCAGAGTATCGTCGAGGAGTTCGGGCAGAAAGGCAAGGGCAAGGTCTTCCTCGGAGTCACCTCCCAGGAACAACTCCAGCAACTCATCCCCGGCGTCTTGGAGAAGGAAGCCGAGGAGTCGAAAGTCATCGACCGCTTCCCGCACCGATTCGACCTCACCTCCGAGAACCTCGACAAGGTCGTCCGCGACCGTGTCCTCAGCAAGAAAGGCGAATTCAGAGGCATCCTCGGCGATCTGTACGACCAGCACGAGGGTATCCTGTCCGCGAGATACAAACTTGACTCCAGTCAGAGTCTGAAGCCGATTAACGAGGAGAACTTCATCGACTGCTACCCGTTCCTTCCCTACCAACTCGATATCCTTCCGGAGATGTTCAAGGCTCTCGGGAAAGGCTCAGACGACCAGCTGGCAGGGAGTGAACGCACACTGATCGATGTCACCCAAAGCGTTCTCAAAGACGAGGACCACCTCTACAACGACGAACTCGGGGCGCTCGTCACGCTGGACATGATCTTCGACGAGATCAGCAACGACATCCCCAGCAGTGACGTCAAGTCGATCCGAGAGGCGAGACCGAAAGACACCGACCCGGAAATCGCACGTCGCGTCCTCAAGTCCCTCTACCTCCTACAGCAACTCCCGTGGATTCCGAATACGGCCGACAACATTGCGACGTCACTCCAGACTGAACTCGGCCCCACGCAGCAACTAGAGGGTGACGTCGAAGAGACGCTCGATGCACTCGTCGACGCCGGCTACGTCGGTCGGAGCGAAGAAGGCTATCGGTTCCTCCGTGAGACCGAGCGCGAGCTCGAAAACGAGATCAAAGGCATTGAAGTCGGTCCCGGTGACATCCGGCGCTCGTCCAAACGGTTCCTGAACGACATCCTCGACGAAACGTCCCGCGTCAACTACCAAGGGAAGACGTTCCAGGTGAACCTGAGCATCGACGGTGAGGAAATCACGTCGAAGGGTCACATCGACCTCAAAACGTATTCGCCGATCTACCAGCGATACGAGGACCTCGACCCGGACGGCCTGAAAACGCAGAGCTTCAGCGAAGATGGCACGCTGTACTGGATCGCCGACAACGAGAAACAGCACGATATCTACGAAAAGCTGAAGTCGATCTTCCAAATCAACACCGTCGTCAAAGAAAAGCGCGGCAATGAACTCAGCCAGGAGGAACAGGAAGCCCTCGGACAGAAGCAGGAGGACCTCCAGCGCCTCCGCAACGAGGTCGAACGCGAATTAAAACGCAGTTTCCAGCGCGGAGTTCTCATCTACAACGGCGACACCGAAGAGTTCGACACCACGAGCACCTCGCTCACCTCGCTCGTCGCCCGGAAGACGGACAACGCCATCCCGAAGGTGTTCACCAGCTTCAAACACGGCTCCGCGTCGGTCAAAGACCGACACATCGAGCAGATCTTCGGCGACCTTGACGGCTCGTCAAACCCGTCGGTTTTCTCTGACCTGGGTGTCGTTCAGGATGGGGAACTCATCGCCGAAGCCCGCATCTCCTCAGAAGTCGAAGACGAGATCCAGCGCCGTGAGAAAGCAGGCGAATCCCGAACAGGCAGCGACCTGATCGACCACTTCGCCGAACCGCCGTACGGTTGGAGCCGCGAAGTCGTCAGACTAGCCGCGGCCGTGCTCTTCCGGAACGGCTCGATTATCCCGACGCACAAGGAACGAACTTATGAGACGTACACGGAAGACGGTGCACAGGAGCTGTTCACTCAGGTCACGAAGTTCAAGTCCACCTCCTTCGACGAACGAGAGACCGTAGACATCGACACGCGTACGGACGCCAAGCAGCTCCTCGACCGTCTGTTTGACCGCAAGGTCAAATCCACGGACCAGGCCGTCGACGAAGGCATTCGAGAGGAAGCCAACGAGTGGGTCTCGACCACCAGCACACTCCTCTCGCAGCTCCGGCGGGTAGACTTCCCACTTGCAGAGGACATCGAGCAGTTCCAAACTCGGCTGAAGAACCTGCTCCAACAACCCACCTCGGCCAAACGAATCAAGCAGTTCGTCGATTTCGAGGACGAACTCGAAGGCCTCACCAAAACCGCGAAAGACGTCGCCCAGTTCTGCGGTGAGGACGGTGGCGAAAACCGACTGAAGGAATACGAAACGATACAGCGATTCATCACGACCGAATGGGAATCGCTCGTCGACGAGGCAGATGATCACCCTGCACTTGTCGACATCAGCGACGATGCGCGTGAAGCCGCTGACCGCGTCAAGAACACGCTGGACACCGAGGGCGTCATCAGTCAGTGGAACAACGTCAAGACGGACTATCGAGCCGCAGCAGAAGCCTTTACGGCGACCTACGAAGCGCTGTACGAGAAACGGTACGAAACGTACACAAACTCCATCGACTCGGTGAAAGCATATGCTGGCTCCGACATCGACGAGAACGATCTCGACTCGGCCCTGTCGGACCTGACGGAACGGCAGGGCGACGGATCGGTCGATCTGGACATCTCAAACAAGGACCACATCAATCCGAATCCTTCGCTCAACTGGGTAATCGAGAATATCCAGACCGTCGATCACTTCGAAACCAAAGCTAAGCAGCAAGTCGATCAGCTAGAGGAGGACGACGACGATGGAACGACCCGCGAGAGCGTAACCCTCGACAACATTTTCGGGACCGTCGTCGTCACCGACGCTGAAGACATCGAGGCACCGATTAGCGAACTGCGTGGGGATATCGAGGCCCTGCTTGATCAGGAGGGTGACGTAGAGATCCGGTTCCGATAA
- a CDS encoding metallophosphoesterase, with the protein MSDTHLGYENREKTGRGSTVSWIQNISSRETIGQVMQIALERNVDAIIHTGDILDHEVDQDTLDFANGILSGLSASEHPVYCIVGSHDHDSANPQHSNSVDGIAWLKTQIAKGHLSELSTNPTSVGGGSLSAYGISAGNVGIDDVGKFQSREWHPSEITFGPAPPGPNVLCLHDGLTPYRGPDADVDLDRLLAQSRVSFECVLIGDEHRPKNRNFENGYTFEADDGTPVFYTGPAMRISEPYRDHEAFATELMISVNSVETRRHEL; encoded by the coding sequence GTGAGTGATACGCATTTGGGATACGAAAATCGTGAGAAAACTGGACGGGGTAGTACGGTATCTTGGATTCAAAACATTTCGAGTAGGGAAACAATCGGGCAAGTGATGCAGATCGCCCTTGAGAGGAATGTTGATGCAATCATTCACACAGGTGATATTTTAGATCACGAGGTAGACCAAGATACTCTCGATTTTGCCAATGGAATTTTGTCTGGGTTGTCAGCAAGTGAACATCCAGTTTACTGTATCGTCGGGTCGCACGATCATGACTCGGCAAACCCACAGCATTCGAATTCAGTTGATGGGATTGCGTGGCTCAAAACTCAGATTGCAAAAGGCCATCTTTCGGAGTTATCTACTAACCCCACATCTGTTGGTGGCGGGTCGCTCAGTGCGTATGGTATCTCAGCGGGAAACGTTGGGATCGACGACGTTGGAAAGTTCCAATCACGCGAGTGGCACCCGTCTGAAATTACGTTCGGTCCAGCACCTCCCGGTCCGAACGTCCTGTGTCTCCACGACGGGTTGACGCCGTACCGGGGACCCGATGCTGATGTCGATTTAGATCGATTACTTGCTCAGTCACGCGTATCCTTTGAGTGTGTCCTGATCGGTGATGAACACCGTCCAAAGAATCGAAATTTCGAAAATGGATACACCTTCGAAGCGGATGATGGAACTCCAGTGTTCTATACTGGTCCAGCTATGCGGATTAGTGAGCCGTACCGGGACCACGAAGCGTTTGCGACAGAGCTGATGATATCTGTAAACTCTGTCGAGACGAGACGGCACGAGTTGTGA
- a CDS encoding PD-(D/E)XK nuclease family protein → MSEDVSRVSPSRLATYATCPRKYEYDKEWSVESPEESRRYLDRGLAYHGAIEDTCAWATDQPESPTDDEIQTYAHEAIERRWDEHADRDEYASDAQFAYDRQVAIAGVDAYFAAAGLEHARNSVEQEGWLTCDRGDVHLRGRVDNIVRTDEGLQIIDYKGSLSGIVSGRTHNRIEAHHAGEEYHASILKSVFQAATYIEGAKATEHYEPGMDIEFTFYGVLYNVDRTPGHDGISVEVTGKSRDVGWIYEAHEDTIWSLIDDCYTGIVDGEFTPEPWEEIHENACGDCSYQGMCGDYIGAEVSLDD, encoded by the coding sequence GTGAGTGAGGACGTCTCTCGAGTCTCCCCGTCGAGGCTGGCGACCTACGCGACCTGCCCACGCAAGTACGAGTACGACAAGGAGTGGTCGGTCGAGTCGCCCGAGGAGTCACGGCGGTATCTCGACCGGGGGCTCGCCTACCACGGTGCCATCGAGGACACGTGTGCATGGGCCACCGATCAGCCCGAATCACCGACGGACGACGAGATTCAAACCTACGCTCACGAAGCGATTGAACGCCGATGGGACGAACATGCGGACCGCGACGAGTACGCTTCGGACGCCCAGTTCGCATACGACCGGCAGGTCGCGATCGCCGGTGTAGACGCGTACTTCGCCGCGGCTGGTCTTGAACACGCTCGCAATTCCGTCGAACAGGAGGGCTGGCTCACCTGCGACCGTGGCGACGTCCACTTGCGTGGGCGCGTGGACAACATCGTCCGGACCGACGAGGGACTCCAGATCATCGACTACAAGGGCTCACTCTCCGGCATCGTCTCTGGCCGGACTCACAACCGTATCGAGGCCCACCACGCCGGCGAGGAGTACCACGCTAGCATCCTGAAGAGCGTGTTCCAGGCTGCCACCTACATCGAGGGCGCGAAGGCGACGGAGCACTACGAGCCAGGGATGGATATCGAGTTCACGTTCTATGGCGTCCTCTACAACGTCGACCGGACTCCCGGACACGACGGTATCTCTGTCGAGGTTACAGGGAAATCCCGTGACGTCGGCTGGATCTACGAGGCTCACGAGGACACCATCTGGTCGCTCATCGACGACTGCTATACTGGTATCGTCGACGGCGAGTTCACGCCGGAACCGTGGGAAGAAATCCACGAGAACGCGTGTGGCGACTGCTCGTATCAGGGAATGTGCGGTGACTACATCGGTGCGGAGGTGAGTCTCGATGACTGA
- a CDS encoding ATP-dependent helicase, translated as MTDNRTAHEQVPEPRDAQRDIIESDDYPMRVRAGAGTGKTFTMVRKIQRLIENGTAPDRILALTFTNKAADSMREKLVETVGEQGYDIEAYTYHAICHELLQEFAYYADLDPRYDIATDADRFALSYEVLDEMPYRFTNPDVYDGVDYATGAPDRLLRFIPAMKRAGITPDDVDAYLPSVDRLFELGELAEQIHEAADEHLRVGWRKVTEDRLDEMIDNLGAMEQTLAALRAGLHDDGMEAHVATYLDVMSETCVSMGAFLDSNRTAILDGDLTYSFKLPAHLFGQYSGAPKGMPSLDYSLPEKLDAFVKRCQVLSDLVPGYRAYETRLDEENLLDFNDLVLATVDLLQDDTVAGWLGERYDYVFCDEYQDTDTVQFELVQRLAAEADLFVVGDDDQAIYEWRGANVENIGPRLDDAYPGLHDETLEENFRSRQPILDLANNALSHLEARGSDKELTAVGDAADADTGVVTLEADEEPEDEAAQLTNALVRLINGDNDIADTEYSPGDIAILVRKKRHARPIADELTSAGIPYELGGDLASEAPGVETVIAALKALANPHDEVALNRVLAMRYRIHRKDLERLNSHELPRTGPDEKTPLQTSLLELPLDEFTVPERVATAREQLGDLWAKRNTYSLSRLYQELKSTMRIEWFLSEQERRDLRALDEVVSSFEEGAVEPELSSRFIEFLDQHDIITEVSDREMEDQPEAQEEAVSIMTIHKSKGLEFPVVVLPQLRADEWEPQARTYDVVEHVLDGGSPLDHDFAERDAHEARRLLHVGITRAEELSILSGRYDDDSDDGLGDETISPATVGDVLPGTVPWSIDGVSFPIWETIQESRPPTAIDGTETLASPVDVTERVVAVEGQQQYSRSAGQARVLGLAKQALEGDLDPALADKLPADILGEPAGATLHRRHSYTSLDTFETCQRRHYLSHVVRAFDDPVTGQGTGAGHSGPSQQAIGILFHDTAERAADRGYTSKAEWLALAERLAMIRGEGDVLPAVEECIERFFQTEASEWEILAAERGFELSFDDESVVGLIDALCRRQNGDLVVLDYKATQKERSLDDDLQLPIYLLACEQLFEEPVRTAGYAYVGAQGPRIDLREFTDADLDHVREQLSDRLSDAAESSFGTYTAGDHCKYCPHRSLSCSDEADIDISH; from the coding sequence ATGACTGACAACAGAACCGCCCACGAGCAAGTCCCAGAGCCACGAGACGCCCAACGTGACATCATCGAGAGCGACGACTACCCGATGCGAGTCCGAGCGGGCGCTGGTACGGGGAAGACGTTCACGATGGTTCGGAAGATCCAGCGACTCATCGAGAACGGCACGGCACCGGACCGTATCCTCGCGCTGACGTTCACTAACAAGGCCGCCGACTCGATGCGCGAGAAACTCGTCGAGACTGTCGGCGAACAGGGATACGACATCGAGGCGTACACTTACCACGCCATCTGCCACGAGCTGCTGCAGGAGTTCGCGTACTACGCTGACCTCGACCCGCGGTACGATATCGCGACGGACGCCGACCGGTTCGCGCTCAGCTACGAGGTCCTCGACGAGATGCCGTACCGGTTCACGAACCCGGACGTGTACGACGGGGTGGACTACGCGACCGGCGCACCGGACCGGCTCTTGCGGTTCATCCCTGCCATGAAACGTGCTGGAATCACGCCAGACGACGTCGACGCGTACCTGCCGAGCGTCGACCGACTGTTCGAACTCGGCGAGTTGGCCGAGCAGATTCACGAGGCCGCGGACGAGCATCTCAGAGTCGGTTGGCGGAAGGTCACCGAGGACCGCCTCGACGAGATGATCGACAATCTCGGCGCGATGGAGCAGACGCTGGCAGCGCTCAGAGCCGGCCTGCACGACGATGGGATGGAGGCACACGTGGCGACGTATCTCGATGTGATGTCCGAGACCTGCGTCTCAATGGGGGCGTTCCTTGACTCGAATAGAACTGCAATCCTCGACGGCGACCTCACCTACAGTTTCAAACTCCCCGCACATCTGTTCGGCCAGTACAGCGGTGCTCCGAAGGGGATGCCTTCCCTCGACTACTCGCTCCCCGAGAAGCTCGATGCGTTCGTCAAGCGCTGTCAGGTCCTTTCCGACCTCGTTCCCGGCTACAGAGCCTACGAGACACGACTTGACGAGGAGAACCTGCTCGACTTCAACGACCTCGTCCTCGCGACGGTCGACCTCCTGCAGGACGACACGGTCGCGGGCTGGCTCGGCGAGCGCTACGACTACGTCTTCTGTGACGAGTATCAGGACACCGACACCGTCCAGTTCGAGCTCGTCCAGCGGCTCGCTGCCGAGGCGGACCTCTTCGTCGTCGGCGACGACGACCAGGCGATCTACGAGTGGCGGGGCGCGAACGTCGAGAACATCGGTCCGCGACTCGACGATGCATATCCGGGACTGCACGACGAGACGCTCGAGGAGAACTTCCGCTCCCGACAACCGATCCTCGACCTCGCGAACAACGCGCTCTCGCACCTGGAGGCTCGCGGGAGTGACAAAGAACTCACCGCGGTTGGAGACGCCGCAGATGCTGACACGGGTGTCGTCACGCTCGAAGCGGACGAAGAGCCCGAGGATGAAGCCGCCCAGCTCACGAACGCGCTCGTTCGCCTCATCAACGGAGACAACGACATCGCCGACACAGAGTACAGCCCCGGTGACATCGCCATCCTCGTCCGCAAGAAACGCCACGCACGGCCTATCGCAGACGAACTCACTTCGGCTGGTATCCCGTACGAACTCGGCGGCGACCTCGCGTCTGAAGCACCCGGTGTGGAGACAGTCATTGCTGCACTCAAGGCACTCGCGAACCCACACGACGAGGTCGCACTCAACAGGGTCCTCGCCATGCGGTACCGAATCCATCGGAAGGACCTCGAACGACTGAACTCACACGAACTGCCACGCACGGGTCCGGACGAGAAGACACCGCTCCAGACATCGCTTCTCGAACTACCGTTGGACGAATTCACGGTCCCCGAGCGGGTCGCAACCGCACGCGAGCAACTCGGTGACCTCTGGGCGAAGCGCAACACCTACTCGCTCTCTCGCCTCTATCAGGAGCTCAAGTCGACGATGCGTATCGAGTGGTTCCTCTCCGAGCAGGAGCGCCGCGACCTGCGAGCACTCGACGAAGTCGTGAGCTCGTTCGAAGAGGGTGCCGTCGAGCCAGAACTGTCCAGTCGATTCATCGAGTTCCTGGACCAGCACGACATCATCACGGAGGTCTCCGACCGGGAGATGGAGGACCAGCCCGAGGCACAAGAAGAAGCGGTCTCCATCATGACGATCCACAAGAGCAAAGGACTCGAGTTCCCCGTCGTCGTCCTCCCACAACTCCGCGCTGACGAGTGGGAGCCGCAGGCAAGAACCTACGACGTCGTCGAGCACGTCCTCGACGGTGGCTCCCCCCTCGACCACGACTTCGCCGAACGCGACGCACACGAGGCCCGTCGGCTGCTCCACGTCGGTATCACCCGCGCCGAGGAACTCTCCATCCTCAGTGGCCGGTACGATGACGACTCCGACGACGGCCTCGGCGACGAGACCATTTCACCAGCCACTGTCGGCGACGTCCTCCCAGGTACCGTCCCGTGGTCCATCGATGGCGTCTCGTTCCCCATCTGGGAGACGATTCAAGAGAGCCGGCCACCGACAGCGATAGACGGAACTGAAACCCTCGCAAGCCCGGTCGACGTGACCGAACGGGTTGTCGCAGTCGAAGGGCAGCAACAGTACAGCCGATCGGCCGGACAGGCGCGCGTTCTGGGCCTAGCGAAGCAGGCGCTCGAAGGTGATCTCGACCCTGCGCTTGCAGACAAGCTTCCCGCGGACATCCTTGGTGAACCAGCCGGTGCGACACTCCACCGGCGACACAGCTACACATCGTTAGACACGTTCGAAACCTGCCAGCGACGGCACTATCTCAGCCACGTCGTCAGAGCGTTCGACGACCCTGTCACCGGTCAGGGGACCGGAGCAGGACACAGTGGCCCCAGCCAACAAGCGATCGGCATCCTGTTCCACGACACTGCGGAACGAGCAGCCGACCGTGGATACACGAGCAAAGCGGAGTGGCTGGCGCTTGCTGAGCGTCTCGCAATGATTCGGGGCGAAGGAGATGTACTCCCAGCGGTCGAGGAGTGTATCGAACGGTTCTTCCAGACCGAGGCGAGCGAGTGGGAGATACTGGCTGCAGAGCGCGGCTTCGAACTGTCGTTCGACGACGAAAGTGTCGTTGGGTTGATTGACGCCCTCTGCCGTCGCCAGAATGGCGATCTGGTCGTCCTCGATTACAAAGCCACACAGAAAGAGCGGTCACTCGACGACGATCTCCAACTGCCGATCTACCTGCTTGCCTGTGAGCAGCTGTTCGAGGAACCAGTCAGGACTGCCGGCTATGCATATGTCGGGGCGCAGGGGCCACGAATCGACCTGCGGGAGTTCACCGACGCGGACCTGGACCATGTGAGGGAACAGCTGTCCGACCGTCTCTCCGACGCCGCTGAGAGTTCCTTTGGGACGTACACGGCTGGAGACCACTGCAAGTACTGTCCCCACAGGAGTCTCTCCTGTAGTGACGAAGCAGACATCGATATCTCACATTGA
- a CDS encoding BREX protein BrxB domain-containing protein, whose amino-acid sequence MLSDFQARLEEVERLVRDDRDEVGKRAGVPFIVFTYDPGDEIEVDEEVRNLIEKLEYHDQTVAGIDMRELVFSILEDRGILENVIDLERRDRDQLLDGLKSSLLDDGEMGQLASAIASAAEDADTVIVYRMGILYPYASASTLMGQLEMNTPEETPIVFCYPAKVDDKSLRFLDESEGTYYRARVIGHE is encoded by the coding sequence ATGCTTTCTGACTTTCAAGCACGACTCGAAGAAGTCGAACGACTCGTCCGAGATGATAGAGACGAAGTTGGAAAGCGAGCGGGCGTCCCGTTCATCGTCTTCACATACGACCCTGGTGACGAAATCGAAGTCGATGAAGAGGTTCGAAACCTCATCGAGAAGCTGGAGTATCATGACCAAACCGTCGCAGGAATCGATATGCGCGAACTGGTCTTCAGTATACTCGAAGACCGCGGCATCCTGGAGAACGTCATCGATCTCGAACGCCGGGATCGAGACCAGTTACTTGACGGGCTAAAATCGTCACTCCTGGATGACGGCGAGATGGGTCAGTTGGCATCGGCGATCGCATCGGCTGCAGAAGACGCTGATACAGTTATAGTCTACCGGATGGGTATTCTATACCCATACGCCAGTGCTTCCACACTAATGGGGCAACTAGAGATGAATACACCGGAGGAGACGCCAATCGTGTTCTGTTACCCAGCGAAAGTAGATGACAAGAGCTTAAGATTCCTCGATGAATCTGAAGGAACATATTACCGCGCAAGGGTGATCGGACATGAGTGA